The genomic region AATGCAATTGTATTATTAGATGTGATACCGGTTACGTTGGTGTACGATGCAATACTAAAATTCAGGCAGTTTCCACACCTGCTCAGCAATTGCCAACCGAAGGCAGCAGCAATGGTAGGTATTGCATTGAATCAATCATTGTGTGGCTTAGCTGCATTGCTGTTATAGAAAAACGAACAGGATCAACAGGAACAACAGGAACAATGGGTATTGCTGTTGGTGCTGCAATTGGAGTTGTAGTGATAGCAGCAGTAATCATCATTCTAATTGTAGTACGAAGGAGGAAACTGTACGTTAACAGGTTACATGATAACATAAGTCTTATGTtgattttgttattgtagatTGAGGGGTCGAGCAAATTTTGATAATCCAATTTATACTAATAAAGCTAATGAGGTGAGATTGACTGTCAGGGAAAACCAGTGGTAGCTTTGTGAACAAACCAGTTGCTACAATGTAAGCTGTGGATAAGCTTTCATTGTTAGCAAATTCACAGCCATTgcttattattaaaataatgaGTAGATGTAGAGTGTGTAACTGCAGCTAGACAACTTTGCAGTGTTGAGTTATAGTGGTAGTAATGTTATGGGTACATGTCACAGGTAACGATGACCAAGAAACCTGTGGAAAAGGATGACACAGTTACTGCTGTTGTACGTATTGATGCACTGTGTAGTTTGTGTGAGTGGTTTTGTGCCTATAGCTAGGTTTTTTTCTATAGAGTGAGAAACCTTCAGGAACTTTCATTTGACTGCGTACATTGTGTAAACGATATACGTCAGTCTGTACTTGTGGTTTTGTTTCAACTGTACGTGTCACCTGCCAGCTAAGGTCTCTGTGACTCAATCTTTGTGACTCGATCTTTGTGACTCTCTGTGACTATTTTTGCTACGAACTGGACTCGGCCGCTTGACGCAGCTGTTACTATTATATGTATATGGTTTAGTGCTGTTTAGTGTTTGTAGATACATAATATGATATTACTATCACTTTTGTCTCTATATTATCAACACTCGATAGTTTTGAACAAAGCATTTTTTGTTCTTTATTTAAAATGTAATTTTCAATTGAAGTCTAGGCATTGTTTGTGGTTCTCTTTACTAGATTTTTGTGGAAGAATGGTCACTTTGTTTGCCTTAGTTAATTCATTGTCGATATCGTGTGAATTACAAAAGTATTAGTGTTGTGGAAAAATCAGTGTGTATGCACACTACGGAATAGGTTCACCGATTTGTTAGAATGAACAAGTGTGCCATGCTTTGAAAATGGTATCTAGGAGTACTGTACCTGCATGAGTATGTATGCGACTGTCATAGCATAGACTCGACTCTAATAGAATATATATAGCCTATAGTTATTTACAGTATATTGGTAAGATggactaaaattttaatattttaatatataatttttttgcATATTTAACATATTTTTAAATAACTAAAAAGTTACCATCAGTGACTTCTACAGACAGCCTCGACAAAAGCAACTTCAAAGCAGCCACAACCTAACAGATAGCTGTTCGTGAAGATTAGTAACAGATCTAATAGATGAACCAATCAAACATAGCAGTTTTTTCATGCTACAGTTTTGACTATTTCCAAACTATATTAACTAATCATGTATAACATCATATTGTAATATAATCATACTGTATAAATAATCACATATaacatttttattaatttattttaattaattaatatcacgtgactgtgtAGCCAGAATCTCGAGGCTGTTAAGGTGCGCTTCGGTTCACTACTCAAAATTCGTTGCAATGAGACGTGGCGCAAGAGACTGGGCTCTGAAGGAACGCAAAACAGACAGCGGCGGCGCTGTTTTTGGTACTCTAATTCACCAAGCCAGAAAGAGTGGGCAGCTAAACCTCTCGAATCGTGGCCTGGAGAAGGTGCCCGATGAGGTTTTGAGGATGTACGAGCCTCCACAGTCGAAATCTGAGCAGGCGGCTGCTGCGTCATTTGCCGTCGGACGTGAAGAGAGATGGTGGGATCAGGTGGACTTGACTAAGTTGATTTTAGCATCGAATTGTATCAGGGAGATCCCTGAAGATCTTGCTAAATTTGGTGCTTTGCAAGTATTAGATGTGAGTATCAATTGGCTTGCttatttgtctgcttgtttggctgctacgtatatacatatttatttagcTTTGACGTTCAGTGTGTGCAGTTGAGCagtgcaagcacacacacacacacacacacacacacacacacacacacacacacacacacacacacacacacacacacacacacacacacacacacacacacacacacacacacacacactcacacaagtCTCATCCCCAGGTCCACTTTTTGCTTGCTTGTACGTGTTTTGCTACGTATACATGGTACTATGCCTTGTGGTGAACCACGCGTATGCCTTCGAGCAAGCAAAAAGTGGACCTGTGGACgaatccacacacacacacacctggaaaaTTCCGccaatacccactatgggctttgGCATTGCAGAAGAAGTTTCTGCCAGGAAGTGCGGTCATTTGCTTGTGAcaggtcaatattcaatgatacccacacacacatgcacgtgcgtgcgcgcacacacacacacacacacacacacacacacacacacacacacacacacagaggctaTTGAGtactcatttaattaaacaaatttttgCAGCTACACGATAATCAATTGGTGTCATTACCATCAACCATTGGAAAGTTAAAAGAACTGCGGAGACTCAATATTAGGTATACATGACACACAAATCAGCGTGTACTGATATTTTATTATCTGTCATACACATGCAGTCATAATCAACTGGCAGAATTACCTGGAACTGTTCTGTCGCTTGTAAACTTACTGCAGTTGCGCTTGGAGCACAACAAGTTAACCAGACTGGAAAACTACTTACAGCATTTTGAACATTTAGAAGAACTGGTTAGAACAGTCTAGTTGATGTTTGAATATTTGCCGAGagtgtttctttgttgatTCTACAGGATGTGTCTCATAATCAACTTCGTAGCACCGAGGAATCTCTTGGTTATATGAGCAAGCTTAAAAAACTTAATTTGTCTCACAATTCACTTTCTAATCTTCCATCAACTGTTTCAAATTTGAGATGTGACAGACAGTAAAAATGTTGTTTGGGCTATAActaatttttgttattgtaaaGGTTTGCAAGATCTGGATTTATCTAGCAATGGATTGACTGAAGTGCCTTCTAGTAAAATGAAGAGAATGTTGTACGGTACATACGTCATTAACAACTGACTTGCTACTGTAGTGTCTGGGTTGGACAAACTAGAGAGACTTGATTTGCAGCAAAACAAGTTAAACACATTACCGGTTATTTCTGGATGCTCAAGACTCAAGGTTAGTGGATGTgtgtgctgttgttgtgtgtcgTGGGCGGCTAGTGTTTTGTGATGTGAAGGAAGTCTATTTGGGTGGGAATGAACTTGAGATGCTTTCCGGCGATTGGCTTAAAGATGCAGCGAGTGTTGTTCTTCTGGACATTAGAGAGAACGGGATTACAGTGTAATTTGTATTGGTGTTTTTGGAAAGCGTATTTGTTATGGaggtgcacacgcacatgtgtacatgcacgcatgcacacacacaggcacgcacacCAGTgacgatatatatatatatatatatatatatatatatatatatatatatatatatatatatacagtttgAGTTTATTTGTTGCCTGTTGTAGCATACCAGTTGAAATCACGTTGTTGGTTGGTTTAGAACGGCTTGATGTTTCTAACAATGATATATCTAGGTACCAGTCACATAAATTGTTATTATTGAGTTGcatcatttgtttgtttctctacGTAGTCTTCCTTATGAAATGGGCAATATGTCATCATTGAAGAACATTGTGCTCAATGGTAATCCTTTGCGTGCTCTTAGGAGGGATGTCGTGCAGGTAGATGGGCACTTGATGTGCTTTTGAGTTTGTGAGTTGTTAGTATCTTGATTGATAGAAAGGAACACAGGCTGTTCTCAAACATTTGAAGAGTCGTATTGCTGGTAATTGCATGCTGCTATGTGGTTTTTCTTTTATTGGTTgcttgtatttatttatttgtatgtccAGCTGCCTGTTTTCATTTACACATATTTcttgaattgttttgtttgttttataaGATTTAGACAGTTCAACGAAGGAAATAGGGGCTCTATCAGCAACTTCAGTTGCGCTCGAAACCCAGTTCTCAAAACGAGTCAACTTGAGGTCTGTTGCCTACATGATGTCCTTTGTATGCACACTACATTAAATGTACCAAAATGTCTTACAATGTGTTAGTAACCAGAAACTTACTCAGATTGCTCAAGAGACAGTTGATGCTCTACTACAGGCAAGTGTTGAAACACTTGATCTCAGCAAAAACCAGCTTTCATCGCTTTCACCTTGGTATACTAACATTTCACTCATGCATTTCTAGCTAGCTGATTTTGTAGCATGGACTTGTGTACTCTTCAGGATATCTCAGCTTCAAGGCACTCTCAGCGATTTGAACGCCGCTCACAATAAGTTGGCTGTTGTGTGTCCTGAGATCAGGTGTTGTGTTAAACTCACACGAATTGTTCTAAGGTGActgtattttgtgtgtgtatgcaaaaGGTGACTTTCTCTGCCTTTTTGATACAGTATACTCCATGCACTGGACTATAAAAATACTAACCTTATGTAACAGCATCATGTCTTTCACTAGTTGGAAACTGTCACTATACCCTAGGCGCCAACAAAATTGCATCAGTTTATGATCAACACGGTGGTATGATTGGTATTTTGATAAGGCTGTGTTGCACAAGTTACTGGTATGCCAAATATGTTTTATCCTGGTTACGCCCACTTCTTGTGCCAGGTGCCAAAATCTCCTAAAGTACCGCCTTACTTTGTTGACAAACAAGAATTTGGCACCAGACAATGTTTTGGCCTAGCAATTACAACTGACTATGGTAATGTGGTCTAGCAAGCATTGGTCTTTCTAAGTTGCCTTTGGACTCAACAAAAGCTCTGCATGTAGCCGATCGAATTTTGCAGATTTGTAGTTTTCCTAAGTTTTATTGTTGTCTATAACTCTAACTACAGTAGTACTACACGGCGGTTTGTTAGGTTTGTAAGAACCTACCAGTTGACTTTGAATCAAATTTGAGCTATTCTGATGTCACATTAACAGTCTGACGTCGGTCGGAAAACCAAGTGGCAACTTAGTGCACAGTCTCGTAGTCTCTAGTTGCCGATATTTCAGTGTCATAGATGTTGTTGATCTCTTTATAGTGGCATCCATATTGTTGTGTGAAATGGGTTGTTCTACTGGCTATTACACATAACTATAGCATAGGCGTAGGAATCGGGGCCAATGGGGGGCTCTTATACCCTCAACTTCTCCAGCTGTCAAGTGGCCTGCTAACATGCAAGGATGACAGACCTATTAACATTGACGTGACATACTAACACtatagtgttaattaatgttgtttCCTGATTTTTACTGTGCTGCATGTATATATGATTACTTAATTAGTACTACATTTAGCCTTGTTGTACAGAAGCACGTCCACTTAGGCAAACTTGTGCCCCCTCAAACAAATCTAGGTTCCTATGTGGCTGTACAGCATGGAAGCAAACCGAGCTTAGTTGCAATATATGAGTGTCTATACCACATTGTGGTGAGTCGATGTTTTTGATTATAGTAACAATTGCTTGGTTGATCTGCCTGACATGCAACCTCTTCTGTGTCTCTTAGAACTAGTTATATCAAACAACAGGTaatttctgtttgctgtttgtgtatcaTCGAATGGTATACTAACACAAGTATCCATAATATAGGTTTCGACACATTCCAGAAACTGTTTATTGTCTGGTTGGTCTTGAAGTTCTTGTAGCGAGTGACAATCAGGTAGTTGATAAAAATCAGTTACCATTGCAAGATGTACATCGACAATATCGACTTTCTTAGATTTGTGATATTAATGTCAACGGTCTTCAACAGCTTCCAAAACTAACAGCCTTGGATCTTCAGAACAATGACATTCAACAGGTGCCACCCGAGTTGGGACTTCTTACACTGAGGTAACTTCAGTCATCATGTGTATAGCAATTGCTACTGTTTACTTGTGTATTGCTGTACTTAGATCATTGCAAATCAGTGGAAACCCTTTTCGCATTCCTCGTCCCGCACTTCTTGCCAAAGGAACGCAATCTGTGCTACAGTATTTGAAAGATAGAATACCAACACAGTAGTGAATTGCACCAATCATCGAACAAGTCTATCCAACAGGTttgatttgtgtttgtataacCTTTCTACTGGACACTAGTTGTGTGAGAagaattatttataaattattattatttcttgGTGTGTACACCCAATATAGAAGCATTGCGAGTTTACCTAATGGTACATACGAACAACAGAGATTGCAGCACGGCAGCCAGCGGTTTTCTGTGCCGTATTGATGAAGTGAATggcacatattgtgaaccaggctttaaaGTGAACAGTCTAATTCATGTTTGTAAGGTCTTGTTGAAAATAGACAATAGAAATTAACTGCAACAGTCAACACGAAGTCAATCATTTTCTGacttaattataattaattaatgaaaaattGAGAGCAAATTTCTGTCAAATCTCCTAGAGGGTCAGATTACATAATCAGGTCTGCGTCAATTCACCTAAACGTTTTTATCTGAAAATATCTAAATTGGCATGATTGTCATCATTTTCACTATTCAAAATAATCATGAAATTCAATAAACTGTTCATGATAGAACTCACAAAAGAATCAATAGGAGTTCTAGACACATCATTTCTTAGGTGGTGCCACCAGTgagatgttgtgttgttgtgaattTGTACAGTAATTATAGTAATGAGTGTAGTTTGATAATTGATAAAACCAAATACATACAGTATGGTAATTGAAGTATCTTTCTTATGTAACACTACCAAGGCAAAAACTAAGGGCACTGCATGGGTCTTTGGGATAGTCTGTAGCTGAACCATATACATTACTACATTATTACGGAATACAGTAGCTATAAAGTGAGTAAGGAAATCTACAGCGAATTAGTTAAAGAATAAACAGTGTATAGAAATCATATCTAAATTAAATGACTGTGCCCTTAGGTTTCAGGTTATTGCCTCCTTCAGCAGGGAAAATCTGATGCTCctacattaataattaaataagtcAACACTAAGTTGGAATGTTGCTGATACACTTACCACCAGATCTGGCACATTAATGTTATTGCTGATGTTGACCACAACTGACTCAGCATTCTACAAAAACTTAACATAATAACTAGAAAGCTGAATAAAAGAGAAGTCAAATTACATCATTGTATTTGGTGTAGAGCGGGTTATCTAAACTTAGTCCAAGTTTCCTGAGAAACAAATAGAGTGTTAGAACAGATTCAAACGGCAGCAATAACTACTAACCTCTTCTTGCAATACCAACAAGCAACAATTAAGATGATGATCGATATCATCACAAGTACAAGTCCACCAACACAGCCAGCAATGATTCCAGTCTTGTCACTGCCTATTGTTAGATAATAGaaatgttaatttatttaattactatagtcagtattaatttttgtacttGTGCTTAGCCCTGAGTGAAGATGATCAGACGATGGCGATGATTTAACTCTTGATGACTTTGTTTGTACAAATGAAGATGGTTGTCTTGGCCCAGCCTGAGTTGGTACAGTGTTTGCAACTAGGAGCAGAAAATAATTACAATGATATAGAGCAATGAACAATTTTACTCTGAATACAGTGTCAGCTTAACGGTAACAAGTCTAATCTGGTGAAGCAGCAACAGTTTGAATGTGAGCCACTTTCAGTCGTTTTCACATCCATTCAGACTCTGCATAGTGTTAGCAAATCTTGTTTGTAGATAGAGTTGTACCACATGATTGCAGAGCCACCTGGTGTAGTTGCTCTGAATAAAGCTTAATTGTATATGCCATTAGCATGTCACCAGACACTTCAGTGAGACACAAACATTACAAGTAAAGGACCAAAGTTTACTGATGTGTTGTATAAAATTTGGAAGTAGTCTAGCTTTGTGGGATTCTGCCTATAAAAGCAAAGACTAAATGGTTGAAGAAGGCCACCATGCAGCTATTATCTCACTTTCTGCTTGGGATTAAACCTCTACTCAATATCATATTAGTTACTTGTACCGTAACTGCAGTTTTGGTCCTAAACTAACAAACCATTGGGACAGTTTAATCTATGCTTTGTAATGGATCAGTTGTGTAGCGTTTGCCACATGCTTAGCGTGCATATATACCTGGCTGACGTGAAGAATGGACCACTTTGATGTCTTTGAGTGCTGTTTGAGTTAGTTGTGAAACGACAGTTCTCGTggtttttctgtgtttgttcacTTGTAAAAGAGCATTGTCTCCATGGTCAGTACAAAACAGCCAGTCTCCTAACAGAGTTAGTCCAAAAGGGCGGTTTAGTGATGACTGGACAATTTGAACGTTTTTCCCTTCAAGATCACAGCTCATGATTCGGCTGTCCTTCCCATCAGCCCAATATAATCGGTTTTCTTGGTAATCTATAACTAGTCCGTTTGGATGGCCAACAATACTGACATCATCTATCAGAGTAACTCTGTTAGTTCCATCAATAGTCACTTTCTCAATTTTGGGTACAGTGCCCCAATCACCAACATAAACGTATCTAAAGACATGAACCTGATGGTTTGTAATGAATCGATTAGACAAACTATGTTACCCTGGTGAAGACATCGGGTCAACTGCTATCCCTCTTGGACGGTCCAGATCTGTGTTAATTATAACTGTTCTCTGTTTGGTATTGATATTATATCGTCCCACTTGACCTTGATCATGATCTGTCCAGAAAACGTAGTTGTGAATCCAGTCAACACACAATCCAGCTACTAGTTTGATGTCAGTAGATACTACAGTTTCAGCATGACCAGGTGCATGAAGAGAAGTACCATAGATCTTGTTTTCAATGCTGTCTGACCAATAAACCTTAATTAAAGGAAACGTGATACACTTATTTGctcatagttaattaaaagcagCAATTTCTACTTACCATTTGCAATTTCAAGTGGAAGTCTAGTGCCTCTGGAGCATGAAGACCACTCATAAAAACATCATGATGAGAACCGGACACAGTTATGTTTCGAATCTGATGATGGTATGCAAACAAGATGACCGGTGTAGGACCTATGATTTGAACAAGCAATAATCTTGATACACATACAATGTCTAATAGTGTAAACTGTCTTACCAGGTACAGGTGGGACAGTTGGGTATGCTATAATCAAAGTACATTGACTAATCTACTTGGGAACAAAGGCGAAACAATTGGTTGCTTACTGCAATTGCTTTCATCTGATCCATCATCGCAGTCACTGGCTCCATCACACTGCCATTTCTGAGGAATACATTTGCCAAATTTGCACTGGAATTCATTTAGCCTACAGTTTTTGGGTGTAGGTTGGATGCTACCTGCAAAGAACAATTTGCAGCTTATAGGTGTGTATCATCGGAGACCACAATCACTCTTAGGGTTTCATGTCCCATAGAATGCAGTCttgaaaaatcaacaacaactaGAATCACAATGGAACTCTACCCCATTGGAGGGGCTGGCGATGCAAGCTATGATTGAACAGTAACCTAACAAGCTAGTGTCTGAAACTCCTGCCTAGAATAACACAACGCTCTTGTCACTTAgaccagaccaactaaattttatATGTTATATTAGCATTTTTTTGACATAACAGGGCCAACGGagcggcagcagcagccaTGGCCACCccactttttgaaaactcGACTTCAGCCAGCGAACGATTGCCACATACTTCCGGTCTAAAGGTAaagctgattaaataaaataatatattttgtcaTCTACCGGATTGCGGCTCTACTAATTTGGTGACTGTTTTGAAGTCTCCTATGACTTCTCTTTCACTACCTGCACTATATTCCCCGACCTCTGGGACAGCACACTGTGCACATGCTCACTACTCATGGACGTGTGCCAACCCACccctagcgtgcgctaagccACACCCTGTAAGGCGCGCTAGGCCGCTCCACTTTTAAGTTGCTTCCATTGGGCCTGCATAACCATATGGGCCAAATAAAAAGCAATTACCATGTGAGGTTTTAAGTATGCACATTTCTCGTTGCATTGCCTACAAGCATTACGAAATGATAAATCATTAAGGTGCCACCTTGAAGTGTATGAAGTGGCAGAGAATCTTAAACAGGGCTCAGTGGCATACTTAGCTACATAAGTTCAGTGAGGGCGTGGTCTATAACTAAACCTTACTTCAATAACCAGTTACTTCTGCGACc from Corticium candelabrum chromosome 10, ooCorCand1.1, whole genome shotgun sequence harbors:
- the LOC134186245 gene encoding leucine-rich repeat-containing protein 40-like is translated as MRRGARDWALKERKTDSGGAVFGTLIHQARKSGQLNLSNRGLEKVPDEVLRMYEPPQSKSEQAAAASFAVGREERWWDQVDLTKLILASNCIREIPEDLAKFGALQVLDLHDNQLVSLPSTIGKLKELRRLNISHNQLAELPGTVLSLVNLLQLRLEHNKLTRLENYLQHFEHLEELDVSHNQLRSTEESLGYMSKLKKLNLSHNSLSNLPSTVSNLRCLQDLDLSSNGLTEVPSMSGLDKLERLDLQQNKLNTLPVISGCSRLKEVYLGGNELEMLSGDWLKDAASVVLLDIRENGITVIPVEITLLVGLERLDVSNNDISSLPYEMGNMSSLKNIVLNGNPLRALRRDVVQKGTQAVLKHLKSRIADLDSSTKEIGALSATSVALETQFSKRVNLSNQKLTQIAQETVDALLQASVETLDLSKNQLSSLSPWISQLQGTLSDLNAAHNKLAVVCPEIRCCVKLTRIVLSNNCLVDLPDMQPLLCLLELVISNNRFRHIPETVYCLVGLEVLVASDNQICDINVNGLQQLPKLTALDLQNNDIQQVPPELGLLTLRSLQISGNPFRIPRPALLAKGTQSVLQYLKDRIPTQ